The Cupriavidus sp. EM10 genome includes a region encoding these proteins:
- a CDS encoding epoxide hydrolase family protein: MNNTDKSNQIPAAKRITRRGFLGVSAAVAGYGMGIAAFPGDAMAEQVVEGATATAVPTDAIRPFRVAFPQEALQDLKRRILATRWPTRETVTDASQGVRLATVQQLARYWTTQYDWRKVEARLNALPQFKTTIDGVDIHFIHVRSKHANALPVIVTHGWPGSVIEQLKIIGPLTDPTAHGGQASDAFDVVIPSIPGHGFSGKPTETGWDPVRVARAWIVLMQRLGYRQYVAQGGDWGDAISEQMALIAPKGLLGIHVNMPATVPANISKALKYGEPAPAGLSAEEQHAFDQLDTFFKHGLGYAIEMANRPQTLYGIEDSPIGLASWMLDHDAASHDLIARVFDGQSEGLTRDDVLDNITLYWLTRTAVSSARLYWENKLPFFDVKNLQIPVAVSVFPDEIYAAPRSWTERAYPKLIRYNRLPKGGHFAAWEQPAVFSEELRASFRPLRSA, encoded by the coding sequence GCAGCGAAGCGCATCACGCGACGTGGCTTCCTGGGCGTGTCCGCCGCCGTTGCGGGCTACGGCATGGGCATTGCCGCGTTTCCCGGCGACGCCATGGCCGAACAGGTTGTGGAAGGCGCAACGGCTACGGCGGTGCCGACCGATGCCATCCGCCCGTTCCGTGTCGCGTTTCCACAGGAAGCGCTGCAGGATCTGAAGCGACGAATCCTGGCCACGCGCTGGCCGACCCGCGAAACCGTCACCGATGCGTCGCAGGGCGTGCGCCTGGCCACGGTGCAGCAGCTTGCGCGCTACTGGACCACCCAGTATGACTGGCGCAAGGTCGAAGCCCGCCTCAATGCCCTGCCGCAGTTCAAGACGACCATCGATGGCGTCGACATCCATTTCATCCACGTGCGGTCGAAGCATGCCAACGCGCTGCCGGTGATCGTCACGCATGGCTGGCCCGGGTCGGTGATCGAGCAGCTGAAGATCATCGGCCCGCTGACCGACCCGACCGCGCATGGCGGCCAGGCGTCCGACGCGTTCGACGTGGTGATCCCGTCGATTCCCGGGCACGGCTTCTCCGGCAAGCCCACCGAGACGGGCTGGGACCCCGTGCGCGTGGCCCGTGCCTGGATCGTGCTGATGCAGCGCCTGGGCTACAGGCAGTACGTTGCGCAGGGCGGCGACTGGGGCGACGCGATCTCGGAGCAGATGGCGCTGATCGCGCCCAAGGGTTTGCTGGGCATCCACGTCAACATGCCCGCGACCGTGCCGGCAAACATCTCGAAGGCGCTCAAGTACGGCGAACCGGCACCGGCGGGGCTGTCCGCCGAGGAGCAGCATGCCTTCGACCAGCTCGATACGTTCTTCAAGCACGGGCTGGGCTATGCGATCGAGATGGCAAATCGCCCGCAGACGCTCTATGGCATCGAGGATTCTCCGATCGGCCTGGCCTCCTGGATGCTCGATCACGATGCCGCGAGCCACGACCTGATCGCGCGCGTGTTCGACGGCCAGAGCGAAGGACTGACGCGCGACGACGTGCTCGACAACATCACGCTGTACTGGCTCACGCGGACGGCGGTGTCGTCGGCCCGGCTGTACTGGGAAAACAAGCTGCCGTTCTTCGACGTGAAGAACCTGCAGATTCCGGTGGCCGTGAGCGTCTTCCCGGACGAGATCTACGCCGCGCCGCGCAGCTGGACCGAGCGTGCATATCCGAAGCTGATCCGCTACAACCGCCTGCCGAAGGGTGGCCACTTTGCGGCGTGGGAGCAGCCAGCGGTGTTCTCCGAGGAACTGCGGGCCAGTTTCCGACCGCTGCGGAGCGCGTGA
- a CDS encoding CheR family methyltransferase encodes MARSKVKSIPSQLHFPVVGIGASAGGIEALRQFFEALPGRTGAAYVIVLHLSPDHSSSLPGILSGVTSMPVQQVNEATIIEPNHVYLIAPSMVLTMIDGYLRVQAPASHDDRRMAIDLFLRSLAEAHGDRSVAIVLSGAGADGAVGITRVKELGGIVMAQQPEDASFSSMPRAAIGTGQVDFVLPVADMPQRLLEMWSNKRRIRTTVEADPDADDAIATDNERILREIMVILRTRTGHDFRQYKRATVLRRIERRMQVGGLSELQEYRDFLHDHPDETPHLLQDMLISVTNFFRDKDAYDLLQNDVVPQLVEHRIENEPVRIWSAGCATGEEAYSLAMLLQEASSRNAEAVPFQVFATDIDERAISYARAGLYPESILADVDPGRVRQFLVKDAAHYRIKKELREHVLFALHNVLRDPPFSRLDMICCRNLLIYLDREAQLEVLRTFHFALRPGGYLFLGSSEAADSVSTLFTVVDKKARIYRANVAVRGDAPVPMSAAMQNMRMPIAIMQPPGRRKFSFGDLHQRLVEQHAPPSVLVSRESDIVHLSDRAGRFLEYAGGEPSHNVIAAVRPELRLELRTAIFQALQANHSVEARRVQLTRDGRNYFVNMIARPVHDAEANADFVLILFHEVEDSMSEASDAPQKRQPDPIVSQLERELHRTKEQLQATIEQSETSTEELKASNEELQAINEELRSATEELETSKEELQSINEELTTVNAELKSKVEETSKINDDLQNLIMANDIGTIFVDRNIRIKRYTPRATDVFSIIPSDIGRSLLDITHRLDYDKLSDDAAEAFDSLRLIEREVQSSDGRWYLARFLPYRTTEDRIDGAVLSFIDITSRKAAEAQLREGERRMRIVAESTRDYAIITFDDDGRITSWNMGAERIFGYTEAELLGEPADVLYLPQDRDRGVPAEERAQARKFGRVEEDRWHLRKDGTRFRSTGVLSRLEQSGVSGYAKICRDMNEALPAGALRLDGGFRSTPVQDHRDEFLAVASHELKHPLNLISASSELIGRSAEARRNPMIARATETIRRTVLGQAQIIDDLLDMSRVRTGKLSVSRATIDFGQVVRHVCEAVRGDADQQGTTLEEVLPSQPVWIHADVTRIEQVVWNLLSNALKFTERGDRIKVALESDAGTARLIVTDTGMGIDAQALPHIFDMFRQGSAMRARSRGLGIGLNLVKEITTLHGGTVEAASDGAGHGSTFTVTLPVGAPASADDAADALPASLLRGMHVMLVDDDVQTVDTFRMLLEAEGAVVDVANDGESALASMQARTPDLLLSDIGMPGMDGYQLVHRVRGQAALKEVPAIALSGYGRHSDVDAALQAGFDAHLPKPVMLDDLLSTLMRLRLA; translated from the coding sequence ATGGCTCGGTCCAAGGTGAAATCCATCCCCAGTCAGCTTCACTTTCCTGTCGTGGGAATCGGCGCATCCGCCGGCGGGATCGAGGCATTGCGGCAGTTCTTCGAGGCGCTCCCGGGGCGCACGGGTGCCGCGTACGTCATTGTCCTGCACCTGTCCCCGGATCACAGCAGCTCCCTGCCGGGCATCCTGTCCGGCGTGACCTCCATGCCGGTGCAGCAGGTCAACGAAGCGACGATCATCGAGCCCAACCACGTCTACCTGATTGCTCCGTCGATGGTGCTGACCATGATCGACGGTTACCTGCGGGTACAGGCGCCCGCGTCCCACGACGACCGCCGCATGGCCATCGATTTGTTCCTGCGGTCGCTGGCCGAAGCCCATGGCGACCGCTCCGTGGCCATCGTGCTGTCGGGTGCGGGCGCCGATGGTGCCGTGGGCATCACGCGCGTGAAGGAGCTGGGCGGCATCGTGATGGCCCAGCAGCCCGAGGATGCGTCGTTCTCCAGCATGCCGCGCGCCGCCATCGGCACGGGCCAGGTCGATTTCGTGCTGCCGGTGGCCGACATGCCGCAGCGGCTGCTGGAAATGTGGTCGAACAAGCGGCGCATCCGCACCACCGTGGAGGCCGACCCGGACGCCGACGACGCCATCGCCACGGACAACGAGCGCATCCTGCGCGAGATCATGGTCATCCTGCGCACGCGCACCGGCCACGATTTCCGGCAGTACAAGCGCGCCACCGTGCTGCGCCGCATCGAGCGGCGCATGCAGGTTGGGGGGCTGTCCGAATTGCAGGAGTACCGCGACTTCCTGCACGACCACCCCGACGAGACGCCGCACCTGCTGCAGGACATGCTGATCAGCGTGACCAACTTCTTCCGCGACAAGGACGCCTACGACCTGCTGCAGAACGACGTGGTGCCGCAGCTGGTGGAGCATCGCATCGAGAACGAGCCGGTGCGCATCTGGTCCGCCGGCTGCGCCACGGGCGAGGAAGCCTATTCGCTGGCCATGCTGCTGCAGGAAGCTTCGTCGCGCAACGCCGAGGCCGTGCCATTCCAGGTGTTCGCCACCGATATCGACGAACGGGCGATCTCGTATGCGCGTGCCGGGCTGTATCCGGAATCGATCCTGGCCGACGTGGATCCGGGCCGGGTGCGCCAGTTCCTGGTCAAGGACGCCGCGCATTACCGCATCAAGAAGGAACTGCGCGAACACGTGCTGTTTGCCCTGCACAACGTGCTGCGCGACCCGCCGTTCTCGCGGCTGGACATGATCTGCTGCCGCAACCTGCTGATCTACCTGGATCGCGAGGCACAGCTCGAAGTCCTGCGCACGTTCCATTTTGCGCTGCGCCCCGGCGGCTACCTGTTCCTGGGCAGTTCCGAGGCGGCGGACAGCGTCAGCACGCTGTTCACCGTGGTGGACAAGAAGGCGCGCATCTACCGGGCCAACGTGGCGGTGCGCGGCGACGCGCCGGTGCCGATGTCGGCCGCCATGCAGAACATGCGCATGCCCATTGCCATCATGCAGCCGCCCGGGCGGCGCAAGTTCTCGTTCGGCGACCTGCATCAGCGGCTGGTGGAGCAGCATGCGCCGCCCAGCGTGCTGGTCAGCCGCGAATCGGACATCGTTCACCTGTCGGACCGGGCCGGGCGCTTCCTGGAGTACGCGGGCGGCGAGCCGTCGCACAACGTGATCGCGGCGGTGCGGCCCGAGCTGCGGCTCGAACTGCGCACGGCCATCTTCCAGGCGCTGCAGGCCAACCACAGCGTGGAGGCGCGGCGCGTGCAACTGACGCGCGACGGGCGCAACTACTTCGTCAACATGATCGCGCGGCCGGTGCATGACGCCGAGGCCAACGCCGATTTCGTGCTGATCCTGTTCCATGAGGTCGAGGACAGCATGAGCGAGGCGTCGGACGCCCCGCAGAAGCGCCAGCCGGACCCGATCGTGAGCCAGCTCGAACGCGAACTGCACCGCACCAAGGAGCAGCTGCAGGCCACCATCGAGCAATCGGAGACCTCGACCGAAGAGCTGAAGGCGTCCAACGAGGAACTGCAGGCGATCAACGAGGAACTGCGCTCGGCCACCGAGGAACTGGAGACCAGCAAGGAAGAGCTGCAGTCGATCAACGAAGAGCTCACCACGGTCAACGCCGAACTGAAGTCGAAGGTCGAGGAAACCAGCAAGATCAACGACGACCTGCAGAACCTGATCATGGCCAACGACATTGGCACGATCTTCGTCGACCGGAATATCCGCATCAAGCGCTACACGCCGCGCGCGACCGACGTGTTCAGCATCATTCCGTCCGATATCGGCCGGTCGCTGCTCGACATCACGCACCGGCTGGACTACGACAAGCTGTCTGACGACGCGGCTGAGGCATTCGACTCGCTGCGGCTGATCGAGCGCGAAGTGCAGAGCAGCGATGGCCGCTGGTATCTGGCGCGCTTCCTGCCGTACCGCACCACCGAGGACCGTATCGACGGCGCGGTGCTGTCGTTCATCGACATCACCTCGCGCAAGGCGGCCGAGGCGCAGTTGCGCGAGGGCGAGCGGCGCATGCGCATCGTGGCCGAGAGCACGCGCGACTACGCCATCATCACCTTCGACGACGACGGCCGCATCACCAGCTGGAACATGGGTGCCGAGCGCATTTTTGGCTACACCGAGGCGGAACTGCTGGGCGAGCCGGCCGATGTGCTGTACCTGCCCCAGGACCGCGACCGCGGTGTGCCGGCCGAGGAACGGGCGCAGGCGCGCAAGTTCGGGCGGGTCGAGGAAGACCGGTGGCACCTGCGCAAGGACGGCACGCGCTTCCGCTCGACGGGTGTGCTGTCGCGCCTGGAGCAGTCGGGGGTCAGCGGCTACGCCAAGATCTGCCGCGACATGAACGAGGCGCTGCCGGCCGGGGCCCTGCGCCTGGACGGCGGATTCCGCTCCACGCCTGTGCAGGATCATCGCGACGAATTCCTGGCGGTGGCTTCGCATGAACTGAAGCATCCGCTGAACCTGATCAGCGCCAGCAGCGAACTGATCGGACGCTCCGCCGAGGCGCGCCGCAACCCCATGATCGCCCGGGCGACGGAAACGATCCGCCGCACCGTGCTGGGCCAGGCGCAGATCATCGACGACCTGCTGGACATGTCGCGCGTGCGCACCGGCAAGCTGTCCGTATCGCGCGCGACCATCGATTTTGGCCAGGTCGTCCGGCATGTCTGCGAGGCCGTGCGCGGCGATGCGGACCAGCAGGGCACGACGCTGGAGGAAGTATTGCCGTCGCAGCCCGTCTGGATTCATGCCGACGTGACGCGCATCGAACAGGTGGTGTGGAACCTGCTCAGCAACGCGCTGAAGTTCACCGAGCGTGGCGACCGCATCAAGGTGGCGCTGGAAAGCGATGCCGGCACCGCGCGACTGATCGTCACCGATACCGGGATGGGTATCGATGCCCAGGCATTGCCCCATATCTTCGACATGTTCCGCCAGGGCAGCGCCATGCGGGCACGGTCGCGCGGCCTGGGCATCGGCCTGAACCTGGTGAAGGAAATCACGACGCTGCACGGCGGCACCGTGGAAGCCGCATCGGATGGCGCGGGCCACGGCAGCACCTTCACCGTGACGCTGCCGGTCGGCGCGCCGGCGTCCGCCGACGACGCGGCCGATGCCTTGCCGGCGTCCCTGTTGCGCGGCATGCACGTGATGCTGGTGGACGACGACGTGCAGACGGTGGATACCTTCCGCATGCTGCTCGAGGCCGAGGGCGCTGTCGTGGACGTGGCCAACGATGGCGAATCGGCACTGGCCTCCATGCAGGCCCGCACGCCGGACCTGCTGTTGTCCGACATTGGCATGCCTGGCATGGACGGCTATCAGCTGGTCCACCGGGTACGCGGACAGGCCGCGCTGAAGGAGGTGCCCGCGATCGCGCTGAGCGGCTACGGCCGCCACAGCGACGTGGACGCGGCCTTGCAGGCCGGCTTCGACGCGCACCTGCCCAAGCCGGTCATGCTGGACGACCTGCTGTCCACGCTCATGCGCCTTCGGCTTGCGTGA
- a CDS encoding recombinase family protein — protein sequence MPSTHVYTNQAATLREFEAECVSFDAAGYVVDFGQAWWECSPASLAALDRPRMQQLVRRLRAGDVVATLRLSSLGSSVRDVVATVERFRGLGVRLHCIETGEAMLTDATSTAFRTLLAVEGMERDTRSARMKASAEQAVERGIRLGRRPALATGMHDEIRAALRRGTSVSELARTFKVSRQTIMRIRDVQPE from the coding sequence ATGCCCTCGACCCACGTCTATACCAACCAGGCCGCCACCCTCCGTGAGTTCGAAGCCGAATGCGTCAGCTTCGACGCCGCGGGCTATGTCGTGGATTTCGGACAGGCCTGGTGGGAGTGCAGCCCGGCCTCGCTGGCCGCACTCGATCGTCCCCGCATGCAGCAGCTGGTCAGGCGGTTGCGCGCCGGCGACGTGGTGGCAACGCTGCGGCTCAGCAGCCTGGGCAGTTCCGTACGCGACGTGGTGGCCACGGTCGAGCGGTTTCGCGGGCTGGGTGTGCGGCTGCACTGCATCGAAACGGGCGAGGCGATGCTGACCGATGCCACATCCACGGCATTCCGGACACTGCTGGCCGTCGAGGGGATGGAGCGCGACACGCGCAGCGCCCGGATGAAGGCCAGCGCGGAGCAGGCGGTGGAACGCGGCATCCGCCTGGGCCGCCGTCCGGCACTGGCCACCGGCATGCACGATGAAATCCGCGCGGCGCTGCGCCGGGGCACATCGGTCAGCGAACTGGCCCGCACCTTCAAGGTATCGCGCCAGACCATCATGCGGATTCGCGACGTCCAGCCCGAGTGA
- a CDS encoding ABC transporter transmembrane domain-containing protein, with translation MPQTAMPVSRRRIAGELWTAIWRHRVRVVVAIALLLLAKAATVSVPLVLKLIVDEAASTQAVANPAGAASMGPLVRLIVTIPVFLVLAYAVLRLLGNAFNELRDVVFAHVAQSTVAAFTARAFSHLHGLGARFHSRRETGSIIRDMDKGTAAIGFLLGVAVFTIVPTLLEIAAVLVIMVAAYGGQFAAIILLVFVLYAACTALLTRRRMRVQRRVNTVEAQTNSKVVDSLLNYDTVKYFARESFESRRLGGLLDRWVETTVENQHALSALHIAQSGCIAVGVASVMLLGVQRVAQGTLTVGDLVLINAYIIQVVLPLNTLGFIFRESNDAMTNVERLFALLDARGRAGEDDDAPGARPLVVRHGEIAFENVNFSYDPSRQTLWDVSFRVGAGQTVAVVGGSGSGKSTLARLLFRLYQPDSGRVLVDGQDLRLVTQRSLRESVGIVPQDTILFNDTIAYNIAYGLEGASRADVVAAARAAQLDTFVDRLPDGYETMVGERGVRLSGGERQRVAIARAMLKRPPIVVFDEATSALDTRTERAIQLELTRVAKGRTAFIIAHRLSTITDADHILVMEHGRVVEAGTHQALLARGGVYAQMWRLQQQQRELERTEERLALQPIRLETIVAGVVDGLRERIAARHIHLFTVVGEAELRVTGDPGLLQKVIWELCERIVDAVEAGGRIELRLERSNGDAALTLSATAADQGHPVPAAEIQRLQVELAEAGITLKADAAQQVWQLRMPMRPLGEPLARPQILPAEEAPLALGPQTLRGCCVLVLDDDPPTRDVLVDALEDLGAEALAFAHGRDLLQHLSEAAPNQWPQVLLCDIALDEEDGYTVLRDVRRLESQREVPLLRRVTAIALSGHAQPQDRIRAMMAGFQLHLSKPVQMAELIAAISAHYRHAAAGPSAPATEDRR, from the coding sequence ATGCCACAGACCGCGATGCCGGTATCGCGCCGGCGCATTGCCGGCGAACTCTGGACGGCCATCTGGCGCCATCGCGTCCGCGTGGTGGTGGCGATCGCCTTGCTGCTGCTGGCAAAGGCCGCCACCGTCTCCGTTCCGCTCGTCCTGAAACTGATCGTCGACGAGGCGGCGTCCACGCAGGCCGTCGCCAACCCCGCCGGTGCCGCCAGCATGGGGCCGCTGGTGCGCCTGATCGTCACGATCCCGGTCTTCCTGGTCCTGGCCTACGCCGTTCTGCGGCTGCTTGGCAACGCCTTCAACGAGCTGCGCGACGTGGTGTTCGCGCATGTCGCGCAGAGCACCGTGGCGGCCTTTACGGCCCGCGCGTTCTCGCACCTGCACGGGCTGGGCGCGCGATTCCATTCGCGGCGCGAGACCGGCAGCATCATCCGCGACATGGACAAGGGCACGGCGGCCATCGGTTTCCTGCTCGGCGTCGCCGTCTTCACCATCGTGCCGACGCTGCTGGAGATTGCGGCGGTGCTCGTGATCATGGTGGCGGCCTACGGCGGCCAGTTCGCGGCCATCATCCTGCTGGTCTTCGTGCTCTATGCGGCCTGCACCGCGCTGCTGACCCGGCGGCGCATGCGTGTGCAGCGCCGGGTCAACACCGTCGAGGCGCAGACCAACAGCAAGGTGGTGGACAGCCTGCTGAACTACGACACCGTCAAGTACTTTGCCCGCGAATCGTTCGAATCGCGGCGGCTCGGCGGCCTGCTGGACCGCTGGGTCGAAACCACCGTGGAGAACCAGCATGCGCTGTCGGCGCTGCATATCGCCCAGAGCGGATGCATTGCCGTGGGCGTGGCCAGCGTCATGCTGCTGGGCGTGCAGCGCGTGGCGCAGGGCACGCTGACCGTGGGCGACCTGGTGCTGATCAACGCGTACATCATCCAGGTGGTGCTGCCGCTGAACACGCTTGGCTTCATCTTCCGGGAATCGAATGACGCCATGACCAACGTCGAGCGGCTGTTCGCGCTGCTCGACGCCAGGGGCCGCGCGGGCGAGGACGACGACGCACCGGGCGCGCGGCCGCTGGTGGTCAGGCACGGCGAGATCGCGTTCGAGAACGTGAACTTCAGCTACGACCCCAGCCGCCAGACGCTCTGGGACGTGAGCTTTCGCGTGGGCGCCGGCCAGACCGTGGCGGTGGTGGGCGGCAGCGGCTCCGGCAAGTCGACGCTGGCGCGGCTGCTGTTCCGGCTCTACCAGCCCGATTCCGGCCGCGTGCTGGTCGACGGCCAGGACCTGCGGCTGGTCACCCAGCGCAGCCTGCGCGAGTCGGTGGGCATCGTGCCGCAGGACACCATCCTTTTCAACGATACGATCGCCTACAACATCGCCTACGGCCTGGAGGGCGCCTCGCGGGCCGATGTGGTGGCGGCCGCGCGCGCGGCCCAGCTCGATACGTTCGTCGACCGTCTGCCCGACGGCTACGAGACCATGGTCGGCGAGCGCGGCGTGCGGCTTTCGGGCGGCGAGCGCCAGCGCGTGGCCATTGCGCGCGCCATGCTCAAGCGGCCGCCCATCGTGGTGTTCGACGAAGCCACCTCGGCGCTCGACACGCGTACCGAGCGCGCGATCCAGCTGGAACTGACGCGTGTGGCGAAGGGCCGCACGGCATTCATCATCGCGCACCGGCTGTCGACCATCACCGATGCCGACCATATTCTCGTCATGGAGCATGGCCGGGTGGTGGAGGCCGGCACGCACCAGGCGCTGCTGGCGCGCGGCGGCGTCTACGCGCAGATGTGGCGGCTGCAACAGCAGCAGCGCGAGCTTGAGCGCACCGAAGAGCGCCTGGCGCTGCAGCCGATCCGGCTCGAAACGATCGTGGCCGGTGTCGTCGACGGGCTGCGCGAGCGCATCGCGGCGCGCCATATCCACCTGTTCACCGTGGTGGGCGAGGCCGAACTGCGGGTGACCGGCGATCCGGGTTTGCTGCAGAAGGTGATCTGGGAGCTGTGCGAGCGGATCGTCGATGCCGTGGAGGCCGGCGGCCGCATCGAGTTGCGGCTGGAGCGCAGCAACGGCGATGCGGCGCTGACGCTGTCCGCCACGGCGGCGGACCAGGGCCATCCGGTGCCGGCGGCGGAAATCCAGCGCCTGCAGGTCGAGCTTGCCGAAGCCGGCATCACGCTGAAGGCCGATGCGGCGCAACAGGTCTGGCAGCTGCGCATGCCGATGCGGCCGCTGGGCGAGCCGCTGGCCAGGCCCCAGATACTGCCGGCCGAGGAAGCGCCGCTGGCGCTGGGTCCGCAGACGCTGCGCGGCTGCTGCGTGCTGGTGCTGGACGACGATCCGCCCACGCGGGACGTGCTGGTCGACGCGCTCGAAGACCTCGGTGCCGAGGCGCTTGCCTTCGCGCATGGTCGCGATCTGCTGCAGCATCTGTCGGAAGCCGCGCCAAACCAGTGGCCACAGGTACTGCTGTGCGATATCGCGCTGGACGAAGAGGACGGCTACACGGTGCTGCGCGACGTACGGCGCCTGGAATCCCAGCGCGAAGTGCCGCTGCTGCGCCGTGTGACCGCCATCGCGCTATCCGGCCATGCCCAGCCGCAGGACCGCATCCGCGCGATGATGGCCGGCTTCCAGCTGCACCTGTCGAAGCCGGTGCAGATGGCCGAGCTGATTGCCGCGATATCGGCCCACTACCGGCACGCCGCAGCCGGCCCGTCGGCCCCGGCGACGGAAGATCGGCGCTAG
- a CDS encoding glycosyltransferase family 2 protein, with product MEGTPWHAGISVVVLTYNRRDTLCRTLRHLQALPERPRIAVVDNGSTDGTAAMVRDTFPQIACLRSDTNLGAAGRNLGAQWAAQVAGTPYVAFCDDDCWWQAGSLARACALFDAHPAVVSLTARILVGASDREDPASTLMARSPLPSADLPGRAILGLMAGATAFRTAAFLAAGGYDARFFIGGEESVLAWKLAARGWLMVYAPDLVVHHHPSPLRDTRARRALLARNAVWAAWLHLPAGMAVGDTLRAMPSLAMHLGVAGWRDLAQGMHWVLRERAVVGDNVVAALRLTRRQR from the coding sequence ATGGAAGGCACACCGTGGCACGCTGGCATCAGCGTGGTCGTGCTGACGTACAACCGCCGTGACACGCTGTGCCGGACGCTGCGCCACCTGCAGGCGCTGCCCGAGCGGCCGCGCATCGCCGTGGTCGACAACGGGTCCACCGACGGCACCGCGGCCATGGTGCGCGACACCTTTCCCCAGATAGCCTGCCTGCGCAGCGACACCAACCTTGGCGCGGCGGGCCGGAACCTTGGCGCGCAATGGGCGGCGCAGGTTGCAGGTACCCCCTATGTGGCGTTCTGCGACGACGACTGCTGGTGGCAGGCCGGATCGCTCGCCCGCGCGTGCGCGCTGTTCGACGCCCACCCCGCCGTGGTATCGCTGACGGCGCGCATCCTGGTGGGCGCCTCGGACCGCGAGGACCCCGCCAGCACGCTGATGGCGCGCAGCCCGCTGCCCTCGGCCGACCTGCCCGGACGCGCCATCCTCGGCCTCATGGCTGGCGCAACGGCCTTCCGCACCGCCGCCTTCCTGGCGGCAGGCGGCTACGACGCGCGGTTCTTCATCGGGGGCGAGGAAAGCGTGCTCGCATGGAAGCTGGCCGCGCGCGGCTGGCTGATGGTCTATGCCCCCGACCTGGTGGTTCATCATCATCCCAGCCCCTTGCGCGACACGCGCGCCCGCCGCGCGCTGCTCGCCCGCAACGCGGTGTGGGCGGCGTGGCTGCACCTGCCCGCCGGCATGGCGGTGGGCGACACGCTGCGCGCCATGCCGTCGCTGGCCATGCATCTTGGCGTGGCGGGATGGCGCGACCTGGCGCAGGGCATGCACTGGGTGCTGCGCGAGCGTGCCGTGGTTGGTGACAACGTGGTGGCCGCGCTGCGGCTTACGCGCCGCCAACGCTAG